One region of Corynebacterium capitovis DSM 44611 genomic DNA includes:
- a CDS encoding alpha/beta fold hydrolase, translating to MMTVTSTDGEELAAFTHGDAEKTPLVLLHGYPDDHTVWERVVPLLSDDFYVVTYDARGAGESAHPASLSAYNLEQLSGDLLAVSEQVLGGRPFHLVGHDWGSIQSWESATGARFAGKILSFTTISGPSLDSVANVIRRRISRPRQLLKVVKPNWYVGAFHIPFLPEKFWESYSAEKWQQRVAKEESDPDIPINPRATDNGAHGIKLYRANFVPRILKPHPRKAICPVQAIAPAGDSFVHPALVKEMRRWVDDFTLTQVPGGHWAALSHPRDLAAAISRFATAHGA from the coding sequence ATGATGACCGTGACCTCCACCGACGGCGAGGAACTAGCAGCCTTCACCCACGGCGATGCCGAAAAGACCCCGCTCGTGCTCCTGCACGGTTACCCAGATGATCACACCGTCTGGGAACGTGTTGTTCCGCTGCTGAGCGATGACTTCTACGTCGTTACGTACGATGCCCGAGGGGCAGGGGAGTCCGCCCACCCGGCATCGTTGAGTGCCTACAACCTAGAACAGCTCAGCGGAGACCTCCTCGCCGTCAGCGAGCAGGTTCTAGGAGGTCGCCCGTTTCACCTCGTCGGTCACGACTGGGGGTCCATTCAAAGCTGGGAATCCGCGACAGGCGCCCGCTTCGCGGGAAAGATCCTTTCCTTTACGACGATCTCTGGGCCAAGTCTGGATTCCGTTGCTAATGTCATTCGCAGGCGGATTTCACGGCCCCGGCAGCTGCTCAAGGTAGTCAAGCCCAATTGGTACGTCGGAGCTTTCCACATCCCGTTCCTGCCAGAGAAGTTCTGGGAATCCTACTCGGCCGAGAAGTGGCAACAGCGCGTGGCCAAGGAGGAGAGCGACCCGGATATTCCGATCAACCCGCGCGCGACTGACAACGGCGCCCACGGCATCAAGCTGTACCGGGCCAATTTTGTGCCACGCATTCTAAAGCCGCATCCGCGGAAGGCGATCTGCCCTGTCCAGGCGATTGCACCCGCCGGGGATTCCTTCGTCCACCCCGCGCTCGTTAAGGAAATGCGCCGGTGGGTGGATGACTTCACGCTGACACAGGTTCCGGGCGGTCACTGGGCCGCGTTGAGCCATCCCCGAGACCTCGCGGCGGCCATCTCCCGCTTTGCAACGGCGCACGGGGCTTAG
- the nrdF gene encoding class 1b ribonucleoside-diphosphate reductase subunit beta, translated as MSYHDRSITPPEWTGGVEGGQLPLRPVNWNLIEDPKDLEVWHRLTSNFWLPEKVPLSNDLSGWAQLSEAEQTLTVRVFTGLTLLDTVQASVGEISQIPDARTEHEQAVYANIAFMQAVHARSYSSVFSTLCSTKEITEAYEWAVSNPRLQVRATRVMEHYVGNDPLKRKVASTLLSSLLLYAGFYLPLHFSARGTLMNTADMIRLILRDKAVHGYYSGYKFQRGLAAHPERAAELEDFTFSLVHDLLRLESEYSSDLYSGFNLIDGVMAFVYYNANKALMNLGYPARYEAEAEDVEPDILAALTPDSSETHDFFSGSGSAYVIGSAEATEDADWSF; from the coding sequence GTGAGCTACCACGACCGCAGCATCACTCCCCCGGAGTGGACAGGGGGAGTCGAGGGCGGGCAACTCCCACTGCGGCCCGTGAATTGGAACCTGATAGAAGACCCCAAAGACCTCGAAGTCTGGCATCGCCTGACCAGCAACTTTTGGCTCCCGGAAAAGGTCCCGCTTTCGAACGACCTGTCCGGGTGGGCGCAGCTCAGCGAGGCGGAGCAGACCCTGACAGTGCGCGTGTTCACCGGCTTGACGCTACTGGACACGGTGCAGGCAAGCGTGGGCGAAATCAGCCAAATCCCCGACGCCCGCACCGAGCACGAGCAGGCCGTCTACGCCAACATCGCGTTCATGCAGGCCGTGCACGCACGTAGCTACTCCTCGGTCTTTTCCACCCTGTGCTCGACCAAGGAGATCACCGAAGCCTACGAGTGGGCCGTTTCTAACCCCCGCCTCCAGGTTCGCGCCACCCGGGTCATGGAGCACTACGTCGGCAACGACCCCCTCAAACGAAAAGTTGCCTCCACCCTGCTGTCCTCCTTGCTCCTTTATGCGGGTTTCTACCTGCCGCTACACTTCTCGGCGCGCGGCACGCTCATGAACACAGCCGACATGATCCGCCTTATCCTGCGCGACAAGGCAGTCCACGGGTATTACTCCGGGTATAAGTTCCAGCGCGGGCTCGCCGCCCACCCCGAGCGCGCTGCCGAACTCGAGGACTTCACTTTTTCGCTTGTCCATGATCTCCTCCGCCTCGAATCCGAGTACTCTTCCGACTTGTACTCCGGCTTCAACCTCATCGACGGTGTCATGGCCTTCGTGTACTACAACGCCAACAAGGCCCTGATGAACCTCGGCTATCCCGCGCGCTACGAAGCCGAGGCCGAGGACGTCGAACCCGATATCCTGGCGGCGCTGACCCCCGACTCCTCCGAAACGCACGATTTCTTCTCGGGTTCGGGCTCCGCCTACGTTATCGGGAGCGCCGAAGCCACAGAGGACGCCGACTGGTCCTTCTAA
- the nrdI gene encoding class Ib ribonucleoside-diphosphate reductase assembly flavoprotein NrdI codes for MCAVVYFSSVSENTHRFVAKLGMHSFRIPLRPADEALRMHEPYVLIVPTYGGGALRHAVPKQVIRFLNDPHNRELMRGVISSGNTNFGSAFCTAGPIISRKCGVPDLARFELLGTKADVDKIRQKIRLNLEGVSQ; via the coding sequence ATGTGTGCTGTTGTCTATTTCTCCTCGGTGTCTGAGAACACCCACAGGTTCGTCGCCAAGCTCGGGATGCACTCTTTCCGCATCCCCCTGCGGCCCGCGGACGAAGCGCTCCGCATGCACGAGCCCTACGTGCTGATCGTGCCCACCTACGGTGGCGGCGCGCTTCGGCACGCCGTTCCGAAGCAAGTCATCCGCTTCCTCAACGACCCGCACAACCGCGAGCTGATGCGAGGCGTCATCTCCTCCGGCAACACGAACTTTGGATCCGCTTTTTGCACCGCCGGCCCGATCATCTCGCGCAAGTGCGGCGTGCCCGACCTTGCCCGATTTGAGCTCCTTGGCACCAAGGCGGATGTCGACAAGATCCGCCAGAAAATTCGTTTGAACCTGGAAGGGGTATCCCAATGA